The following proteins come from a genomic window of Mycobacterium sp. DL:
- a CDS encoding SRPBCC family protein gives MWTVDRQIQASADSVWRILIDLEMWPRWGLTVARAELDGAAFELGATGRVWTPVGVPLPFVITELDPGRSWAWRVAGVPATNHGVEPADSGCRLWMGAPVWAPAYLPVLELALRRIERIAVSAT, from the coding sequence GTGTGGACAGTGGACAGACAGATCCAGGCGTCGGCGGATTCGGTGTGGCGCATCCTGATCGACCTCGAGATGTGGCCCCGATGGGGCCTCACGGTCGCCCGGGCCGAACTCGACGGCGCGGCATTCGAACTGGGCGCGACCGGGCGGGTCTGGACCCCGGTCGGTGTTCCGCTGCCGTTTGTCATCACCGAACTCGACCCCGGCAGATCCTGGGCATGGCGCGTCGCCGGGGTGCCCGCCACGAATCACGGCGTCGAACCCGCCGACTCGGGCTGCCGGCTGTGGATGGGCGCGCCGGTGTGGGCACCCGCGTACCTGCCGGTTCTCGAGCTCGCGCTGCGACGGATCGAGCGCATCGCCGTCAGCGCGACGTAG